CGCCATGAGCAGCGCATAGCCACCAAGATAGAGCAATAGAGCGGGAACCATGGACCGCCTGAAAAGAATCAAATAAAATGAATAAAGGCTCAGCAGCACTACGGCCGCTTCGCTCCACAGCGGCCGGCCGGAGGTGTGGTTGAACAGCAGCAATTGGAAATAATAGGTCCACGGGTGCAGGTGCGCCTGATGAAGCCCGACGGCACGGTTCAGATAGGTTTGAATGCTTTTCAGCGCATCCAGCATGCCGGCGGGATGCGAGCCGAAGGACGAATAAAAGAGCATGGATACCAGCAGCGCGACGCCGGCCAGCAGTATGCTGTTTTTCACCCCTTCACGGCTGCGCAGCGGGGCGAACAGCGGCTGATTAAGCAGCGCGGTGAACAACAGCGAAGCCAGCAAAGCGAACAGGGCGATGAGCGAGGTCTCTTTGGTCGCGTGCATCAAGCCAATGGCCACGCCGGTTAAAATCGCCCATGAAGCCCTACCCGTGGTTGCAAAGCGCCAGACTCCTGCCAGAGCGGCGCTGCTGAAGCAGACCAGCAGCATCTCCTGAATATAATAGCGACTGTAGAAAACCATGGCCGGAGACACGGCGGTCAGTGCCAGGGCGATGTAAAGCGCCGTGCGGTCCCATTGTTTGCCGAACAACAGAAATGTCAGCAGCAGCAGCACGCCGAAAAACGCGGGCACGATGCGCAACGTCGCTTCGTCCACCTGCAGCAGATTCTGCTGGCCGCGAAGCCAGGCGGGAATCAGAGTGAAATAATTGAGCGTGGGACCGTGATATTCAAAGGGATCGTAATGATAGTGGTGGTGTTCGAGCAGGGCGCCGAATTTGACGGCGTGGACCGCCTCATCGGTGTGCATGGGGCGCTTCGCCGGATGTACCGTGCGAAGCGCCCATGCGAAAATCAGAATAAAAAGTAAGACAAAAAAACGCCGGCTCATGTCATTTGGCCGACCGGCCCCAGACTTCCAGTTCGATCCAGTGGTTCAGATCATTGTTGTTGTTGCCGTTGGAGTAGCAGCGCACATAACGTCCTTTGACGCCTTTAGCGTCCACCAGTTTGCCTTCCGAGGTCTCAATATAGAGCAGGTCTTTGCCCACGCCGAGGCCGGCGCTGTTGTCGTCGTCATTGTTGAACAGCGTCTTGACGTTGGTGGTGAAATCCTTGTCGTCCGCGGTCTGCACGATGACGTCGAAATAGACGCGGGCCTGTTTGTGATAGTGCCACATGAGGATCGCATAGATCTCGCTCTTGGCGCCCAGATCCACGGTCACGCTCTGGAGAAAGGGCCCCAGTTCGACATAGCTGCCGTCTTCCGCCTCTTTATCCCCGTCGGTGATCATGGGGATGTCGCCGATCACCGGCGCATCGTCGGTGCTGATGACGGTTTTATTCAACGAGAGAATTTTGCAGCCGGCCGGCGCCAAAAAAGCGGGCCGGGCTTTGCCCAACGGCTTTTCCAGATTCTTT
The sequence above is a segment of the bacterium genome. Coding sequences within it:
- a CDS encoding TIGR03663 family protein; the protein is MSRRFFVLLFILIFAWALRTVHPAKRPMHTDEAVHAVKFGALLEHHHYHYDPFEYHGPTLNYFTLIPAWLRGQQNLLQVDEATLRIVPAFFGVLLLLTFLLFGKQWDRTALYIALALTAVSPAMVFYSRYYIQEMLLVCFSSAALAGVWRFATTGRASWAILTGVAIGLMHATKETSLIALFALLASLLFTALLNQPLFAPLRSREGVKNSILLAGVALLVSMLFYSSFGSHPAGMLDALKSIQTYLNRAVGLHQAHLHPWTYYFQLLLFNHTSGRPLWSEAAVVLLSLYSFYLILFRRSMVPALLLYLGGYALLMAVLYSVLTYKTPWSMLGFYQPMILLAAFAAARIFKSLQGNKQRLAGYAVLALMAGHLLWQTWLQNSRYDCDPSNPYVYGHTSRDVFKIVERIRRLAQAHPLAESVYIEVVCTADDYWPLPWYLRDFSQVAYWNHVELSAPLAELVVASPDQEQAVLHKVYETPPPGERNLYVPMFDDYMELRPGVELRGYVTSTLWERCLRGR